A window of Cellulomonas wangleii genomic DNA:
CCACCGGGACTCCCCGCTCGTGACGTCCCACGCGCGCAGCCCGCCGCCGGTGGTCAGGGTCAGCGCGGGCGCGCTCGCGTCGTCGAAGGTCACGGGGACGGGGTTGCCGTCGAGGTCCACGTCCAGGTCCCGCCCGACCAACCGGGTGCGGCCCTCCACCTCCACGACGAGCGCACGACCGTCGGGGGTCGTGCCCTGCACGGTCGACAGCACCCCGGCCGAGCCCAGCGTCGCGCCGTCGGCGGCGTCCAGCAGCTCGGCACCACCGCCCAGGACGGCGACCGCGTCGTCCCCGACGGGCACGACCCGCACCTCGGCGCCCCACCGCAGCCACCCCCCGCCGCTGCCGGTGTCGGCGTGCACGCGCCACCGCTCCTCGCCCGTGGTGGCGTCGAGCGACCACACGGAGGTCCCGTCGGGCTGCGGTGCCGCGAGCACGACGGTCCCGCCGACGACGGCCAGCGCCGCCGCCACGGTGTCACCCGACCCCGCCGGGTAGCGGTCCGTGACGGTGCCCGTGGCGGTGTCGACCACGGCGATCTCCGCCCTGGTGGCGGGCTCGCTCGTGGCCGTCGACGACCCCGCGGCGTCACCGTCGCGGGTGCGCACCGCCGTCGCGTCGTGCATGAGGCACACCACCCGGCGCGGCAGCGCGGGACCGTCGGTGCAGTCGAGCCCGTAGCGCGCCGCCGCCGGCGGCAGCGGGGGGTCGGGGGCGGCGAGCAACGAGGCGGTCCACCCCGGCGACCCCGTCGTGCCGTCCCGCGACGTCAGCAGCATCGACCCGTCGGGGAGCAGCCGCTCCTCCAGCAGCTGCGCACCGACCACCGTCACGTCGTACGTGTCGGCGTCCAGGCGCCATGCCGGCTGCGGCGCGACGGCCAGCGGCACCAGGACACCCGGGACCAGGGCCAGCGCGGCGTTCTGGTCACGCTCCCGGGCGTCGGCGACGACCTGGGCCACCACCAGCACCAGGGCGACGACGAGCAGGAGCGCCACCCACCACCGGCGACCACGGGGCTCCCGGACCGGTCGCGGGGCGGGAGCGTCCGGCTCGTCGTCGAGCTCGACCACCAGCGGGCGACCCACTGTGTCCACGCTACCGACCCGGTGCCCTGACGGCCCCTTGTCGGCCGCGCCCGTCAGCAGCCCGTCGGCGCGCAGGACGACGCCGGCCCGGGCCCTGCGGACCTGTGAGGTCGGTGCGACCGGACCGGGACGTGCGTCACCCCCCGGCCAGGGGGGAGGGACCGGGGGGTGACGGGGGGCGGACGCCGCAGCGTCCACGGGTGGGGTTCGGCGCGGGCCCCACGCCGGGCCCGCGCCGGCTGACCGCCGGGCTGCCGGTGGTGGCCGGCGCCCGGACGGTCAGCGGTGCGATCAGCCGTCCGTGGACTGCCGACGGCGCGCCAGGACGAGTGCGGCACCACCGGCGATGGCGGCGAGGGCGGCGAGCAGGCCGACCGTGACCTGCGCACCGGTCGCGGCGAGCGTGTCGCCGTCGTCCGTCGCGGACAGGACCTCGGCGCGCTCGGTCGCGGTGGGCGTGGGCGTCGGTGCCGACGGGGTGGTCACCGCGGGGGTCGGCGTCTCGGCCGGTGCGGGCAGCACCTCGGCGCGCTCCGTCGGCGTCGGGCTGGGCTCGGGTGCCACGACGACCTCCTCGACCGGTGTCGGCTCGGGGCTGGGCGTGGGCGTGACCGACGGCTCGGGCGTCGGCGTCGGCGCCTGGGTCGGCTCGGGCGTGGGCTCCGGGGCCGGAGCCGGGACCACCTCGCCCGCGTCGCACAGCGTGCCGAGGTCGACGAGCTTCTTCACGTCGTAGTGGCCGTAGTAGGCCAGGATCTCGGGCGCGAAGCCGCTGCTCGGCGGCACGATCACGGTCGGCACGACCGTGGCCAGGTCGACGCGCGTGCCGGCGATGCCGTTGCCCACCAGGTCCACCTGCAGGCCGTACGCCTCGGGGGCGGCGCAGACCGCGGCGGCGTCCTCGGTGCCGAGCTCGAGCGGGATGATCTCCGCCTTCTTCGGCAGCTTGGTGGACGCGCCGTGGCGCAGCGAGCCGTCCGCCGACGGCCACGCCCACACGGGGTGCAGGGCGACGCGGTGCTGGGGGCCGCTGTTGTGGAAGGCGGCGGGCTTGCGGGTGTCCAGCTTCTTGTACAGGAAGTAGCCGGTCGCCTTCTCGCACGTGTAGGAGTCCCACGCGATCGGCTCACCGGCGCGCTTGCCACCGCAGAGGTCGGCAGGTGCGGGCGCCGGGGTGCCGGGCTTGCCCGGTGCGGGCTTGCTCGAGCCGGGCTTGCCCTTGTCCGGGCCGGACGAGTAGCCGGGCTTGGTGGAGCCGTGGTGGCCGCCGCCGGCGGTGGCGGCGGTGGCGGGCAGCACGAGCAGCGCTGCGGCGGACAGGAGGACGATGGGGAGACGGGGGTTCACGGGGGCACTCCTCGGCCGCGGACGCGTGGACGGGTGCCGGACGGCAGCGGCCGCGCCATCGGGCGTAACGGACAATAGAGGCAAACACCCGGTTCGTGGTGAACTTCTGTCCAACTCGTGACCAAATCATCCATTCGGTCGCAGAGGGGACCGCCTGACCAGGGGGTCTGCCGGACCCGCTCGACGGGATGCGCTGTCCGCCGCACCCCTGTCGCGCCCGTTCCCCGGTGCCCCGGGGGCGTCCCTGCGGCCGGTCGCGCGGTGCGGTTCGGGCGGTGGCCGGGGGAGAGTGGTGAGGTGACCGCGTCAGGCGGTGGCGGCGAGCGAGGCGACGGCGCGCGCCAGCAGGTCGACCGACGCGTCGGCTCGCTCGTCGTCGTGGTCGGCGACCCAGGCCTGGATGATGCCGTCCGACGCGGACAGCACGAGTGCGGCCACGTGCGGGACGGGTGCCGACCACGTGACGGCCCCGTGCTGCGACCACGCGGCGAGCTGTCGCTCGATCTCCGCCAGGTACTGCTGCCGCTCCCAGGTGACGACACTGGGTCCCGCGTCGTCACGGGCGGCGCGGATCAGCTCGAACACCATCGCCTGGTGCTCGGGGTCGGCGCGGACGATGTCGAGCTGGGCGCGCACCGCGCGGCGCAGCGCCGTCTCCAGGTCGTCCGTGGCGACGGCGGCTCCCCAGGCCGCCGCGGCGCCGGTCAGCTCGCGGTCGACGAGGGCGCGCACGAGCGCCGCCTTGGAGCCGAACGCGTAGTGGAAGATCCCGTGCGGCAGGCCGGCCCGGGTCGTCACGGCGCGGGTGGTGAGGCCGGCCAGGCCCTGCTCGCGCAGCAGGGCGACCGCGGCGTCGAGCAGCTGCGCCCGGCGCTCGTCGACGGGTCGGTGGGACCCGCTCCCCGTCGTGCTCACCGCACCATCCTAGGCAGACTTGGCCAACCGACTTGGACGCATGGCCAACTCGGCCTAGCGTGAGCACCTCGCATCCCCGCGCCCCCCTCGTGCACCGTCCGCTGGAGAACCCGTGATCATCGTCGCCCCCGCTGCACCGAGCGACGTCGGCGCCGCGGCGGTGGTCCTGGCCGAGGCGTTCGCGGACGACCCGGTGACGGCCCCGCTGGTGGGAGGCGGGGAGCCGGCCGACCGGCAGGCCCGCCTGGAGCACCTCTTCGTCGCCCTGCTGCGACCGGCCGTCGCCGACGCGACCGTCGACCTCGCCCGGCACCCGGGCGACCCGGACGTGCTGGGCGTCGCGATCTGGGAGGCCCCGGGCACGGTCACGAGCGTCGTGCAGCTCGCCGCGCAGCTGCCGTCCTTCGCCCGCGCCTGCGGGATCGGCGGCCTGCTGCGGGCCGCGTCCACCAAGCACGCGATCGACCGGCACCGCCCGCGGTCCCCGCACTGGTACCTGCAGGAGGTCGGCGTCGCGGCCCGGGCGCGCGGCGCCGGCGTCGGCACGGCGCTGCTGCGCAGCCGGTTGGCCGTGGTCGACGCGCAGGACGCCGCCGCCCACCTCGAGTCGTCGACGGAGCAGAACCGCCGCCTGTACCGGCGGCACGGGTTCGTCGACGTCGGCCCGGTGCGGGGCCTCGCGTCCCCGCCCATGGTGATGTCACGCCCGCCCGCGTCCCGGCGCGCCGGGGCGGGCGCGGCCGCCACCCGGTCCGCCACCGTCTGACGCGCCGGCCCGCTGCGAGCCGTCGGGAAAACCCCTTGGCGGCGCGCGGGGCGCGACGTAGCGTCGTCGGTACACGGAAGGGAGGTGGTCCGAGACATGAAGTCTTTCCGGACGCGTGAGGTGGCTGCCCGCTAGCCGCCCGAGTCATCGGACGGACTGCTCGATCCGCTCATGCTCCGCCGGCACCAGCCGGCAGGGCGGCCGGCGAGTACCGGCAGTCACCGCAGCCCGTGGGAGCCGCGACCTCGTCCCTCGCGGCAGGGCCCCCGTCCAGGGGACCCGGCCCACGGGCTGTTCCCTGCCCGCCGGGGGTCCGCCTCTCGCGTCCGCGACGGATGAGAGGCTGGTGCCGTGGCACTCAAGTCCCCCGCAGAGATCGAGCAGATGCGCCCCGCGGGGCGGTTCGTGGCCGACGTCCTGACGTCGTTGCGCGAGTTCGCCCGTGTCGGCATGACGACGAACGACCTCGACGCGCACGCCCGCGAGCTGATCGCGAAGGCCGGCGCGCACTCCGTCTACCTGGGCTACCACCCGAGCTTCGGGGCGATGCCGTACCCGGGCGTCCTGTGCACGTCGGTCAACGCCGACGCGCTGCACGGCCTGCCGTCGGAGCGGGTGCTGCAGGACGGCGACGTGCTGAGCATCGACTTCGCGTGCCAGGTCGAGGGCTGGGTCGCGGACTCGGCGCTGACGTTCCAGCTGGGCACGCAGACCCCCGAGGCGCAGCGCCTCATCGCGGCGACCGAGCAGGCGCTGGCCGCCGGCATCGCCGCCGCGCAGCCGAACGCGCGGATGGGCGACGTCTCGGCGGCGATCGGACGCATCGCGCGCCAGGGTGGCTACGGGCTGAACACCGACTTCGGCGGGCACGGCGTGGGCCGGACCATGCACGAGGACCCGCACGTGCCGAACGACGGGCGCCCCGGCAGCGGCGGCCGGCTCAAGCCGGGCCTGGTGATCGCGATCGAGCCCTGGTTCATGGCCGGCGGCAACGACTACGTCGTCGACGACGACGGGTGGACCATCCGCACCGCCGACGGGTCGCTCGCCGCCCACGCGGAGCACACGGTCGCGATCACCAAGCGCGGTCCCGTGGTCCTGACGGCCCGCGACTGACCCGTCGGGGTGAGGCGCAGGCGTCCCCGATCCGGAACGCCTGCGCGAACGGGTC
This region includes:
- a CDS encoding outer membrane protein assembly factor BamB family protein, producing MGRPLVVELDDEPDAPAPRPVREPRGRRWWVALLLVVALVLVVAQVVADARERDQNAALALVPGVLVPLAVAPQPAWRLDADTYDVTVVGAQLLEERLLPDGSMLLTSRDGTTGSPGWTASLLAAPDPPLPPAAARYGLDCTDGPALPRRVVCLMHDATAVRTRDGDAAGSSTATSEPATRAEIAVVDTATGTVTDRYPAGSGDTVAAALAVVGGTVVLAAPQPDGTSVWSLDATTGEERWRVHADTGSGGGWLRWGAEVRVVPVGDDAVAVLGGGAELLDAADGATLGSAGVLSTVQGTTPDGRALVVEVEGRTRLVGRDLDVDLDGNPVPVTFDDASAPALTLTTGGGLRAWDVTSGESRWHATAAVSTREAVVLTGRVHVHDGNEVTTLDARTGVVLWDASATELLGEDLRVTGVATDGVRLVVTGIDRLGSRAVVVAVDPADGAPVWRTEVPDAAAVADIEGLLLLWTGDDVAVLR
- a CDS encoding LPXTG cell wall anchor domain-containing protein, which codes for MNPRLPIVLLSAAALLVLPATAATAGGGHHGSTKPGYSSGPDKGKPGSSKPAPGKPGTPAPAPADLCGGKRAGEPIAWDSYTCEKATGYFLYKKLDTRKPAAFHNSGPQHRVALHPVWAWPSADGSLRHGASTKLPKKAEIIPLELGTEDAAAVCAAPEAYGLQVDLVGNGIAGTRVDLATVVPTVIVPPSSGFAPEILAYYGHYDVKKLVDLGTLCDAGEVVPAPAPEPTPEPTQAPTPTPEPSVTPTPSPEPTPVEEVVVAPEPSPTPTERAEVLPAPAETPTPAVTTPSAPTPTPTATERAEVLSATDDGDTLAATGAQVTVGLLAALAAIAGGAALVLARRRQSTDG
- a CDS encoding TetR/AcrR family transcriptional regulator; translation: MSTTGSGSHRPVDERRAQLLDAAVALLREQGLAGLTTRAVTTRAGLPHGIFHYAFGSKAALVRALVDRELTGAAAAWGAAVATDDLETALRRAVRAQLDIVRADPEHQAMVFELIRAARDDAGPSVVTWERQQYLAEIERQLAAWSQHGAVTWSAPVPHVAALVLSASDGIIQAWVADHDDERADASVDLLARAVASLAATA
- a CDS encoding GNAT family N-acetyltransferase, which produces MIIVAPAAPSDVGAAAVVLAEAFADDPVTAPLVGGGEPADRQARLEHLFVALLRPAVADATVDLARHPGDPDVLGVAIWEAPGTVTSVVQLAAQLPSFARACGIGGLLRAASTKHAIDRHRPRSPHWYLQEVGVAARARGAGVGTALLRSRLAVVDAQDAAAHLESSTEQNRRLYRRHGFVDVGPVRGLASPPMVMSRPPASRRAGAGAAATRSATV
- the map gene encoding type I methionyl aminopeptidase; the protein is MALKSPAEIEQMRPAGRFVADVLTSLREFARVGMTTNDLDAHARELIAKAGAHSVYLGYHPSFGAMPYPGVLCTSVNADALHGLPSERVLQDGDVLSIDFACQVEGWVADSALTFQLGTQTPEAQRLIAATEQALAAGIAAAQPNARMGDVSAAIGRIARQGGYGLNTDFGGHGVGRTMHEDPHVPNDGRPGSGGRLKPGLVIAIEPWFMAGGNDYVVDDDGWTIRTADGSLAAHAEHTVAITKRGPVVLTARD